The Raphanus sativus cultivar WK10039 chromosome 6, ASM80110v3, whole genome shotgun sequence sequence CGGTtagagaagacgaagaagaagcaaaaggaATCAGCTTGACGGAAAAAACAAAGGTACCGGCGGcggcacggacgctcacgcgccggccgaCCGCCGATTCCGAACTAgatctcttttctctcttttctctctttactTCTTACCCTCTTTTGCATCAATCATCctacaaaaaggaaaaaaaaagtcgGCATAATCTAAATATTAAGAAGTAAACACAATAAATACCAATATAGCAATATTCAGCGTAGTGTTACGACTCTGCACAAATACTCgattaaactaaaaatacaaattaagaagaaataaagaaaatcaTTCTAAACCAAAATGTCTTTAGTTTTCTCATCCATCTCTAACAACGAAGACAACGGCAAGAATCGTACGGACGTGGATGAAGTCTcatcagaggaagaagatgaagaacacgACGTGTAGAACGACAAAGGTGATAACGGAGATTCTCCAAGACTTATACTGGTACAATAAGAAGTGCTTGCCTCTCCGGCGGCGGCGCGTGACGCCGAAACGCCGTCCACGTAGTCTTTGGCAATGTTGTTATTGATGGGTTCAATAGCGTTTGGTGCTAAGTTCAAGAGTAGATCGACAAAAGCGGCGAAGATGTATCGATGGCTGGTCTTGGCGTTGACTTTCAAGAACTGGACAAGAAGATGCTCGAGGCTTCTCCAGTCGTGGTGAAGCGAGTGTACCTCAACCATCTCCTCCATGGATCTCTTGAAGTCAGAGTAAGGGTCGTTTGATTCCATGGACAAGAGCAAGAAaccttcctcctcctctgcttcttcttcctcttcttgtacTCGCTTAGTTGTAGCTTCTTCGAGTATAGAATTGGATTCTCCTTTGCTTTCGAAGATGAGTCTCTCTGAAGATCTTAGCCCTTTTATCACACTCTCTATCGACTCTTTAATCTCAGGTTGGTCAACCTCCTTGTCTTCTTGCTCGTGGAAGGGGTTGCTGAAAGTGATGGTGGCTCTGAAAGAAATGGTTTTGGGGATTTGATGACAAGAAGGCCATGCCCATGATGTGGAATTTGTTGATGATGAAACtgaatttgaatttgaagaacacaaaaatgAAGAGTGGTTCTTGTTTACAAATgggattttcattttttctcttttttacttTCTTAAGAAAAATAGGacaagaaatatatttttttattttagtttttgcttGGGGATTGGATTCAAAGTAAGAAACTGAGAGAGTTAATGGAGTttgggagggagggagggaggaaGATTTTAAGGGTTTGAAGAGGGGGTGAACATGCATGGGGGCTTGGTGGGGTCTTTCTTTACTTATTTTAAcgtctatatatttatttatttgcatttatttctttttttatttggttgttGTATTAAATTAATGGCTTCATAATTTAATGTTGTCTGGTTGGGATTCATTCAATATAATTAAGTACTACATTTTTCCAGTTACGCTGATTtcgtatttattttatatatatttattatgctTCAGAAAGAtccatattttagaaaaataatttgtttttaaaatatatattttatttttttttaagtattattaatgaaaaattattaacttcaaaagaattaacaatatttattagtttttattggttaaaagttataaaaattgttagttacaaaaataatacatttataatcgaaatttaatgtatttttaaatatatgtgaaacatttaaaatatgtatttttaaacaAGTAATAAATGATTCTACTTTCTTCTTTTCGTCCTCCTTTCTCAGAGCTTTCTTCCAATCTTAAGagtattttaaactttttgaaacGATGCTAATGAGGTTCATTTTATCATTTCAACTGGGTATCACAAATTATTGAGTTTTAATTATCCAACagagttttaatatttgtttaacaACATCGTTTACCGTGTGGTATACTATCGGTGAATGCACAGACGAATGGCACTAATATTAGAaattaaaactattttgaaagttttctatttttttccttaacTTTGGAACTATTTTGAAAGTTAGCTAAGTGTCAATGACCGCAGTTTTAGAAAGTAAATTGAAACTTTCCGTACTAGGGGACTACAAATATATGTTGCACGTGGCATAAAAAGTAATTGTGATTCCTAAAGAAAGCAGGATATTAGGTCACATTAAATGttgaattcaaaattttaatttactatCGAATTCATTTCTCTATAAGTGAGCATCTTATATGAAACCGATCTACCGACTGAATTCCACAAAAGACTTGATTATGTCGGGAGATCGGTTTCATATAAGATGCTCACTTATAGAGAAATGAATtcaatagtaaaataaaattttatgttaaaagaCACCAAACTTGATTATGTTATAGAGGTAAAGAGTTGAACCCTacattttcttttgagaaatcaaccctatcttcttctttttctttaagaataataaagacatctcttttatttttcatattattaactgactaataaaaatacatcatatatttctaatacagaaatttttttccttttctctttcttctatattttttttgtcatcaacaacaCAGATTCATATAGACTCTGCATACCAAATTAGAAACTCTGCAGCCATGTGAATAACGAAAGACAATTGTTATCTGGCACTGTGcgctatatttttaattgttaataAACCGTTAATAGTCCACAGTTAGATATGGGGGTGATTGGTTGGATAGGAGATGactttagttttagtttttatctaCAACCTTTAAAATCATCAATCATGCTTTATGTTGGTTTTTAAAACTacagcaaaaaaaattagaaaaaaattgttgtaacatccatattttctaaaactctattttttgttgtagaaaatatattgttgtaACAAAAAATTTTAAAGCTACATTTCTTAAATATAAACCGATCACTCCCTTTTTAACATCTAGATTAGAAAACTAATTTAAGTttggttttttcaaaaaaagaaaaatttaagtttggttctttaactttttttttccggtGGTTCTCTAACTTAATCTGTGTTATTTACTTTTTCTCAAAAACAGAAGGGGATggaataatttttatatttttcaaaaatataattgcatAGGAATTTACATAAAACGCAAATTAaaccattttaaataataaaatattagctACTATTCGTTCTATATTCTAGTACACCAAAAATTCGAAACGAAAGAGATATGAATAAATCCATAACGTTAAAATCATACTTTTCGAGATTAGACTTTAAATATAAGTCAATGGATTAAAATGAAAAGATGAGGTAGACattaataaaagaagaaaaactcaACAACCAATTAAACCAACAAATCAACTAACTAACTGACCAACAAACAAAAGATATGACGTCGATTTTAAGAAAATCTGTTAAATCAGACAGTATCCAATTATTCTGTATTTAAAACTAATTGTTATTACACGTCTCCTCCCCGAACCGGAAACATATCTGGTGTGTTCTCTTTCGTGGAATCTGCTCGCACCTGAACcctatttacatatatttatcatttatgATCACCACAAAAAAAACAGTTAATTACATCACTTAATTTGTATcacaaaaataaatgattttattttaaattacttatttagaaatgatataaatataaacaatttaagatcaGTTATGATAATTgatgttattattaattaaattaacatcagtttaattaaatgatataaCTTTTATCAATTTGTATCACTTTGACAAAATtgatactattaaataaatttatatcatttagaTAACTGATACATTAGCATTTTTTGGTTAACATcagtttttaaaatgataataatcTTGCATCAGTAATAAATTGATACAAAAGatttatataactataatttatattatcatcaatttaataaaatgatgttACTTTAAAAAACTGGCTCATTTAAACATTTGTTTCAATAAAACCTTTAAAAATTATAGCTTGATTTACGAGATGCAGTTACTATATTTTCtgctttaattattttttgtggtTGTAGTTTAATTAGCCCATGATCTTCTATAAAGACTATAACTGTTTCATCCTAACTACAGAAACTTATTATTTTTCTGTCAAGATCTAATGAGTTCTGAACTTCTGATCATAGCATCATTCATCCGTTCCTCTGCCTCTcacttttaaaacttttatcagTTTTGAAATTTATTGTTCTAGTCTTATGTgatctataaaaataatcaaaaggtATTCagcttttcttttataaatcGTGATGAGGATGATTGTTTTTCTTTCATGCAGGATGTGAAAGGAAACTAAGAACTCCTACCTCACGAACCTGTTGAAAATTTTCTGGAAAGgtaatgattttcttttgtttttcttctaagtcttttttaaaactatatttattttcttctatttatggtttaagaatttttttttatattaggtTTCGATTTCTTCAATGACAAATGAAAAATCTTCTGCAAATCTTAAGGAATACAAGTTTCTAGGAAATGCTGCTGAAGGAGAATGCTTCCGTGAATCTCTTAACTTACTGAATCAACTCAGTTTTACACCAGCAATAAGGATTGAAGATGaatataaagaagaagaattcATTTTTTGTTACAGTTTTTCTCTGagtttatattcttttattttgtacttctttttatttttgccaTGTTCTTCAGATTGTTAGTCAatggaaaataataataacaagttGTTTATAGAAAAGATTTActtagtttatttaatttatttaatgacatagttttaatatataattcgatggttaaaattttataattaataaaattaatttcaaaattttatagaaatttggtctatttattaataaaaatataaaacttaacaTCAGTTATTTtaactgaaacaaaaataacatcATTTTGCAAAGCCGATGTAAATCTTAACATCATTTCTTAGAACTGATACATATTGATATCATTTATAATAACTGAtgtaaatatttcatatttttgcaTCAGTTACTAATAAAATGATGttaattatttgcatcaccatTTTCAGAGTCACTTAAATAAGTGATGCAAAATTATATTACATCATTTATAAGTAatgcaaatattaaaaataaatgatgttaaatcatcttttttttgtagtggATGTATCTAAAGTTCTTTTTTCCTTTCGACTAAAATGTATCTAAAGTTTTGCATCATTATAATACGTACGCATGTATTTTATGTCCATAGTTATCATAACCAATGGTTGAAGAAATATTTAGTACATCTATGATTTATTGGTCAGAGTCTCCGAATCTCGAATGTATTGTTTTTTCTGTAAAATGCAGCACATCACACATATAAAGACATGATTAAAAAGAGTTATAATCATAAATCGTATCAgtgaatttatattaaaaagactaaaaaaataagaaagaagtTGATCACTCTgttgtataaaaaaaaaatttatattttatagaagGGAAGGGCCATGTGAGTCTCTCCCAGTTCCATTTCGCACGTACCTTTCACACACGTGCCTCTCACGCATCGCCAGTAGAGAGATTGCGACACGGGAGGAGAGATATCTCTATCATGATCATATCTATTAAAAGAATTAAACAATCTAAATAGACAATTAATATTGTAGAAGTAGAAGCTTCGAAATAGTTGTACAATTAAAACTGGAGATATCAGACAAATCATGTGGATTTATTAAAACCAAGATAATgatagatgttttttttttttttttttttttgtcgactacCCATTTAAATTAGATCAAGTGGATAACAGACGAGCCGATTCTCCGAGGAGCCTCTCCATCTGTCcgggtctgatctatatgggaaaaTATATAGCCTCTGGTCCTCACCTCTTTTGCTAATGCATCAGCACGGCCATTCCGGTTCCGAAGAATATGAGAAAGGCTCACATCCTCAAAACCTTCCTGTAACTTCTGAAGCATCTCGACCTCTATTTTGAATGATGGCCACTCCATCGGATTTGTGGTTATGTCCACTAAGTCCGAACAGTCCGTCTCGAACCGAATCGAGGTTATCCTTCTATCTCTCATACATGAAGCCGCCCAAATTAAGCCCTCCATCTCAGCATGCAGAGCTGAGAGGCTCCTATAGCATGCCCGTAATCCGAAGTATTCAATGCCCATTTGATCCTTGAGTCTCCACCCTAGGCCACTAACGTTGCCATCATTGATCCATGATGCATCAATTTGACAAGTAGGGATTCGAGGGATCCAAGGGGGCATTGTCTCAACCTCTGTAGTAGGAAGATCGTCGGCCTCCTCGGTTTCCTCGTCTTTTTCATTTGCTTTACTCCAACATTCTGCCTCGAGGGACGCCTGTCGAAGAGTGTCCATGGGAGATATGTCTTTCCCGTTGAAGAGTTTGTCATTCCTCGCTTTCCAAATGAACCAACAGATCCATGGAAAGGTATCAAATTGTGGTCTCAACGGAGCCACTTCTTTTCTCTTCCAAAACAGAAAATTCATGTTTTGATAGATGGATGTACTCGGGAAGTAACCCGGAAGGGACGGATAGTCCGATAAAGCCCACATTTGAAGGGCTGGAGGGCATTCGAAAAGGAGATGATTAATTGACTCCACTGGGCCAGCACATCTAGGACAACTCCTATCGGTGCCCAGGTGTCTATACGTGAGCCTCTCTGCCGTCGCCACACAACCCGAGATAGCCTGCCACAAAAAATGCTTCATCTTAGTTGGGGCCTTAATCTTCCACACCTTGCTTTGCAGGCTCGTTATACTTGGTTCTAGAACCATTTCATGCGTAAGACTCAACTTGTTCGATCGTAATAGGTCATATCCGGTTTTAACTGAGTAAACTCCAGACTTTGTGTGATTCCAAACATATCCATCCGGGGCGCTAGAGCGAGAAATCTTTAGCCCAAGTATCAAGGGAATATCGTCTGGGTGAAAAAATTGATGTAACAACTGTATATCCCACTCCTTGGTATCATTCCTAATAAAGAACTGAACAGGAAGTTGGGGAAGTCTATATACAATGTGGTCGGCAGGTCTAGGTGGTCGGGCCACTGCATCCGGAACCCAAGATTCGCTCCAAACCCTCGTATCTTGGCCCGTACCAATTGTTTTCCGTAATCCCGACATGAGAAGAGGTTTAGCAGCCATAATACTACGCCATCCATATATGATGGTGAGTATATACGCCTATCTTCCAAGGGAGAGGTACCATTATAGTATCTTCCTCGTAGAACACGAGCTAGTAAGGAGTTGGGATACTGAATTAGTCTCCACAATTGTTTAGCAAGAAGCGCTATGTTGAAGTCATGGAGATCACGGAAACCTAGTCCCCCCAAATCTTTGGGGGTACAGATCTCATCCCATGCTATCCAATGTAAGTCTATGCTGTTTTGTTTTGAGCTCCACCAAAAGTTCGACGTTGTGCTCCTTAGTTTATCGGTAATGCCTTGTGGAAGCAAATAACACGACATAACGTAAGTCGGAACTGCTTGAGCCACAGATTTAATTTGAACTTCTTTTCCTCCTTTAGAAAGGAGTCTTGATGACCAGGTGTTGACTCTCCCGTTGAACCGATCTTGTACGAAAGAGAACACTTTCATCTTCGAGCCACCTATCTGTTCTGGTAATCCGAGGTACATCCCCATGCCACCTTCTGTAGAAAAACCTAGAACATCTTTTATGCCTTGTTTCCGGGACCACTCCACTCGATTTCCAAAGAACATCGATGATTTCGACGTATTTAATCTTTGTCCTGATGCCTTCCCATATATATCTAGAATGTCCATGATCTCCTTGCATTGGCTTAATTccgccttacagaagaaaagACTGTCATCTgcaaaaagaagatgagagatcCTTGGGCTCGCTCTCGCAACACGAAGCCCCACAATCTTCTTCTCCGCCTCCGCTCCATTTAGGAGTGTGATCAAAGCCTCAGTGCATAGGATAAACAGAAAAGGGGATAGAGGGTCTCCCTGTCTTAACCCTCTCATTGGTTGGATACGCCCTCTTGGTTGCCCGTTGACTAAGACTTGATATGAAACTGACGTGACACAACACATAATGAGGTCAACCAGTCTTTCATCAAAGCCCATCTTCAACATCAAAGCTGATAGGAAGTTCCACTCCACTCTATCGTAAGCTTTACTCATATCTGTTTTGATAGCCATGAAGTCTTCCCTGCATCTCTGGTTCGTCCGTAAAGCGTGGAAATTTTCTTGTGCTATCAAAATGTTGTCAGTAATCAACCGTTTTGCCACGAAGGCAGATTGTGTCTCCGAGATCAATCGCGGGATAACTCTCTTAAGTCTCTTGCATAGAAGTTTAGATATAATCTTATAACTGACATTACAGAGGCTAATGGGCCTGAACTCAGTCATCTCTCGGGGTTTGTCTGGTTCAGTAATGGATCGAAGTTGCCCGTTGCAAAGAAATCTCGGACAAGGCTAATAATGTCTAGCCGCATCTCCCGCCAGAACTTCTGATATAGTCTACTAGTCATACCATCTGAGCCGGGAGCTTTGTCCGGGTTGATATCAAAGAGAGCTCTTCGAATTTCCTGCTCCGACGGTTCCTCTAAGAGTAGCCTATTGTGGGTACTAGATACCTTGGCCGAGATAAATCGGAGGGAGGCATCTAGCTCTGTCGGCGAAGAGGTAGAGAAGAGATCTCGAAAGTATTGAACAGCCACGTTCTCCACCTCAATGTCACTCTCTACCAGCTTCCCATGTTTGTCTTTTATGCTAATTATCCGATTTTGGGCTCTCCGTTGTTTTGTAATGCCATGATGGAATTTTGTGTTCCT is a genomic window containing:
- the LOC108809861 gene encoding transcription repressor OFP15-like, producing MKIPFVNKNHSSFLCSSNSNSVSSSTNSTSWAWPSCHQIPKTISFRATITFSNPFHEQEDKEVDQPEIKESIESVIKGLRSSERLIFESKGESNSILEEATTKRVQEEEEEAEEEEGFLLLSMESNDPYSDFKRSMEEMVEVHSLHHDWRSLEHLLVQFLKVNAKTSHRYIFAAFVDLLLNLAPNAIEPINNNIAKDYVDGVSASRAAAGEASTSYCTSISLGESPLSPLSFYTSCSSSSSSDETSSTSVRFLPLSSLLEMDEKTKDILV